A genomic segment from Nitrospira sp. encodes:
- a CDS encoding HlyD family secretion protein translates to MARRIGSSTLASIVWGSLALALTAGCKQEAGSSLPPPISEVGIIVAGAQDVPDEPEFIGQAESSRPVEIRSQVTGILKQWFFKEGRDVKKGDRLYQIDPVPFHAAMLSAKAKVAQSEARLVQAKQNLARVKPLLAEQAVSTKDVDDAVAEELAATAALEGAKAELVKAKFDLDNTLIVAPIDGMIERTRIYEGRLVSAQTDLLTLIHQVDPMYVIVSAPESFLLKRRRDSDAKRIQHPGVYHLRGVLTFVDGTTYGQEGVLDLLDVGLKTDTGSRQARVVFPNPDRVLLPGQFVRVRFKGTLKTGAILVPQRAVQQGAKGSIVFVVGNEDKVEMREIRAANWQGNQWIVEEGLQVGDRVIVEGLHKIAPGAQVKPVPVREPGASPASDPAQPQPERAS, encoded by the coding sequence TGTGGGGATCTCTCGCGCTGGCCTTGACGGCTGGTTGCAAGCAGGAAGCCGGTTCTTCCTTGCCTCCCCCGATCTCCGAAGTCGGCATCATCGTGGCCGGGGCGCAGGACGTGCCGGATGAACCGGAATTCATCGGACAGGCCGAATCGTCCCGTCCGGTGGAAATCCGCTCGCAGGTGACGGGCATTTTGAAACAATGGTTTTTCAAAGAAGGACGCGACGTCAAAAAGGGCGACCGTCTGTATCAAATCGACCCCGTTCCGTTCCACGCTGCGATGTTGAGCGCCAAGGCGAAGGTGGCCCAATCGGAAGCGCGCCTCGTGCAGGCCAAACAGAACCTGGCCAGGGTCAAGCCGTTGCTGGCGGAGCAGGCCGTGAGCACCAAGGATGTGGATGATGCCGTCGCCGAAGAGCTGGCGGCGACGGCCGCACTGGAAGGCGCCAAGGCGGAACTCGTCAAGGCCAAATTCGATCTGGACAATACCCTCATCGTGGCTCCGATCGACGGCATGATCGAGCGGACTCGAATCTATGAAGGACGGTTGGTGTCGGCGCAAACCGATCTGCTGACGTTGATCCATCAAGTTGATCCGATGTATGTGATCGTCAGTGCGCCGGAAAGTTTCCTGCTGAAACGGCGACGGGACAGCGATGCCAAGAGGATTCAGCACCCCGGCGTCTACCACTTGCGCGGCGTGCTGACCTTTGTGGATGGAACCACGTACGGGCAGGAAGGGGTGTTGGATCTGCTCGATGTCGGACTGAAGACCGACACAGGATCGCGGCAAGCCAGGGTCGTGTTCCCTAATCCGGATCGGGTGCTGTTGCCGGGCCAGTTCGTGCGGGTACGATTTAAGGGCACGCTCAAGACGGGGGCGATCCTGGTGCCGCAACGCGCCGTCCAGCAAGGCGCCAAGGGTTCCATCGTGTTCGTCGTCGGGAATGAGGACAAGGTCGAGATGCGGGAGATCCGGGCGGCGAACTGGCAAGGCAACCAATGGATCGTCGAGGAGGGATTACAGGTCGGCGACCGCGTCATCGTAGAGGGTCTGCATAAGATCGCGCCGGGAGCACAGGTAAAGCCGGTTCCGGTCCGTGAACCGGGCGCGTCGCCCGCCTCGGATCCTGCCCAACCGCAACCGGAGCGTGCCTCGTGA
- a CDS encoding RND efflux system, inner membrane transporter, translated as MISHFFIDRPIFASVLSIIIIVIGLVALRALPVAQFPEITPPVVQVEADYPGANAETVADSVARPIEVQLPGIDNLLYYDSTSTNDGHMSIKLTFEIGTDVDIAQVQTQNRVKLAEPQLPPEVVRQGISINKVSPDLLAVVALSSTDPTHDTVYLSNYAILRVVDNVKRLHGVGNAMVFGSQNYSMRLILDPIRMAQLSLTPTDIANVVREQNRDFPAGTIGREPALKGTELTIPVITQGRLTEVKDFEEMIVRAMPNGSMIRLKDVARVELGAQSYTLEGRWNGKPNVFLLTFLSPGANALDTVKRVRAELAQVSKSFPPGVSYDIPYDTTRFIEVSIKEVIKTLAEAMVLVILVVYLFLQSWRATLIPGVAVPVSLVGTFAGMQALGFSINTLTLFGMVLAIGIVVDDAIVVVENCERHMTQGKLSPKQAAKRAMEEVTGPVIAIVLVLCAVFVPVGFLGGITGELYKQFAITISIAVIISGFVALTLSPALCALVLKPGEERHHGFFGFFNRTFSWMQHRYTSTVGTAMKRRVLSMAVFGVLLAGVFMLFKVIPGSFLPEEDQGYFITIVQLPDGASKQRTDAVLSKIESYFLASSMIHSTDALSGQNFVFNTRGANAATMFLPLRHWDERTAPQHHVKSIIGAAYGEFAKIPEALILAFNAPSIRGLGATGGFSVQLQDPSSGDFNTFSAVAQEFVAKARQNPAIGAIGTSFRVSAPRIFAKVNRERAKALGVPISEVFDTLQAYFGNLYINDFVKYGRVFRVQTEAEAQYRSTPEDISKIYVRAIGPQGTTMIPLDTVVSTEFTSGPDPVTHFNGYNTALVLGAAAPGFSSGQVLDALEQVAKEVLVPQGYGIDWSGISYQERMVGSQSLYAFAFGLLMVFLVLAAQYESWVVPFAVILAVPIGLFGALSAVWLKGMSNDIYFQIGLVTLIGLSAKNAILIVEFANKRYEEGHSVLESAIEAATLRFRPIVMTSMAFILGVVPLVIATGAGAASRNSIGTGVFGGMLAATFLAIFFVPLFFVLIRSLSTRVERQTPHPASDVSLEPQKEQDYQHA; from the coding sequence GTGATCTCACACTTTTTTATCGATCGTCCGATTTTCGCGTCGGTCCTCTCGATCATCATTATCGTGATCGGTCTGGTCGCCCTGCGGGCGTTGCCGGTCGCCCAATTTCCTGAAATCACTCCGCCGGTGGTCCAGGTCGAGGCCGACTATCCCGGCGCCAATGCGGAGACCGTGGCCGATTCGGTGGCGCGACCCATCGAGGTCCAGTTGCCTGGAATCGACAATCTGCTCTACTACGATTCCACCAGTACCAACGACGGGCACATGTCGATCAAGTTGACCTTCGAGATCGGAACCGACGTCGACATCGCGCAGGTGCAGACGCAAAACCGGGTGAAGCTGGCGGAACCGCAGCTGCCGCCTGAAGTCGTGCGTCAAGGCATCAGCATCAATAAAGTCTCGCCGGACCTCCTTGCGGTGGTGGCCTTGAGTTCCACCGACCCCACGCACGATACGGTGTACCTGTCCAACTATGCGATTCTCCGCGTCGTCGACAATGTGAAACGGTTGCACGGCGTGGGTAATGCGATGGTGTTCGGCTCGCAGAACTATTCGATGCGGTTGATCCTGGATCCGATCAGAATGGCCCAACTCAGCCTGACACCGACGGATATCGCGAACGTCGTCCGCGAACAGAATCGGGATTTCCCGGCCGGGACGATCGGCCGAGAGCCGGCGTTGAAAGGCACCGAACTGACGATCCCCGTCATCACGCAGGGCCGCCTGACGGAGGTGAAGGATTTCGAGGAGATGATCGTCCGTGCCATGCCCAACGGATCGATGATCCGGTTGAAGGACGTGGCGAGGGTCGAACTCGGCGCCCAATCCTATACGCTCGAGGGACGCTGGAACGGCAAGCCCAATGTCTTTTTGCTGACCTTTCTCTCGCCGGGGGCTAATGCGCTGGACACCGTCAAACGGGTCCGTGCCGAATTGGCGCAGGTTTCCAAGAGTTTCCCTCCCGGAGTGTCCTATGACATTCCCTACGACACGACGCGGTTCATCGAAGTCTCCATCAAAGAAGTTATCAAGACCCTGGCTGAGGCCATGGTCCTGGTCATTCTCGTCGTGTATCTCTTCCTACAGAGCTGGCGCGCGACGTTGATTCCCGGCGTGGCGGTGCCGGTCTCCCTGGTCGGGACCTTTGCCGGCATGCAGGCGTTGGGATTCTCGATCAATACCTTGACGCTGTTCGGCATGGTGTTGGCGATCGGCATCGTGGTGGACGACGCCATCGTCGTCGTGGAGAACTGCGAGCGCCATATGACGCAGGGGAAGCTCTCTCCCAAACAGGCGGCCAAGCGGGCGATGGAAGAGGTGACAGGGCCGGTCATCGCGATCGTGCTGGTGTTGTGCGCGGTGTTCGTGCCGGTCGGGTTCCTGGGTGGCATTACCGGCGAGTTGTACAAGCAGTTCGCCATCACGATTTCGATCGCCGTCATTATTTCAGGGTTTGTCGCCTTGACCTTGAGTCCCGCGCTCTGCGCGCTGGTGTTGAAGCCGGGCGAAGAACGTCACCACGGATTCTTCGGCTTCTTCAATCGGACCTTCTCCTGGATGCAGCACCGGTATACGTCGACCGTCGGCACGGCGATGAAGCGGCGTGTCTTGTCGATGGCGGTGTTTGGAGTACTGCTGGCCGGAGTGTTCATGCTCTTCAAGGTGATTCCCGGCAGTTTCTTGCCGGAGGAGGATCAAGGCTATTTCATTACGATCGTCCAATTGCCGGACGGCGCCTCGAAACAACGAACGGACGCGGTGTTGAGCAAGATCGAGAGTTACTTCCTGGCGAGCTCGATGATCCATTCGACGGACGCTCTGTCAGGGCAGAATTTCGTCTTCAACACGCGGGGGGCGAATGCCGCTACGATGTTCCTGCCGTTGAGGCATTGGGATGAACGCACGGCACCGCAACATCATGTGAAATCCATCATCGGTGCGGCCTACGGCGAATTCGCCAAAATCCCGGAGGCTCTCATCCTTGCCTTCAACGCGCCGTCTATTCGAGGGCTCGGCGCCACGGGCGGGTTTTCCGTGCAGCTCCAGGATCCGAGCAGCGGGGATTTCAATACCTTCTCGGCCGTCGCCCAGGAGTTCGTCGCCAAGGCGCGGCAGAATCCGGCGATCGGGGCCATCGGGACGAGTTTCCGCGTCAGCGCGCCGAGGATTTTTGCCAAGGTAAATCGGGAGCGCGCCAAAGCGTTGGGAGTTCCGATTTCGGAAGTGTTCGACACCCTGCAGGCCTATTTCGGAAATCTGTACATCAATGATTTTGTGAAATACGGCCGTGTGTTCCGCGTGCAGACGGAGGCCGAGGCGCAGTATCGGTCGACCCCGGAGGATATTTCAAAAATTTACGTGCGGGCCATCGGTCCGCAAGGTACCACGATGATCCCATTGGATACCGTGGTGAGTACGGAGTTCACCAGCGGTCCTGATCCGGTCACGCATTTCAATGGATACAACACCGCGCTGGTCCTCGGTGCGGCGGCGCCGGGATTCAGCTCCGGGCAGGTGCTGGATGCGCTGGAGCAGGTGGCGAAAGAAGTGCTCGTGCCGCAAGGATATGGAATCGATTGGAGTGGGATCTCATACCAGGAACGGATGGTCGGGAGTCAGTCGCTCTATGCCTTCGCCTTTGGGCTGTTGATGGTGTTCTTGGTACTTGCCGCCCAATACGAGAGTTGGGTGGTTCCGTTTGCCGTGATTTTGGCCGTGCCGATTGGACTGTTCGGCGCGCTGAGCGCCGTATGGCTCAAAGGCATGAGCAACGACATCTATTTTCAAATCGGGCTGGTCACCCTGATCGGACTGTCGGCGAAAAATGCCATCTTGATCGTGGAGTTTGCGAACAAGCGCTATGAGGAAGGGCATTCGGTGTTGGAATCGGCGATCGAGGCCGCGACCCTTCGATTTCGTCCGATCGTCATGACCTCGATGGCGTTCATCCTCGGCGTCGTCCCGTTGGTGATTGCCACGGGAGCCGGCGCCGCCAGCCGAAATTCCATCGGCACTGGAGTATTCGGGGGGATGTTGGCCGC